DNA from Helcococcus ovis:
ATAAAAATTTATTTAATGGGGGACAAATAAATGAGTAAAATAATAGTAGTTGGAGCTAATCATGCTGGGACAGCAGCTATTAGAACTATTTTAAATAATTATCCTGATCATGAATTGACAGTTTACGATAGTAATAACAATATTTCATTTTTAGGATGTGGAATGGCACTTTGGATTGGAAATCAAATTTCTAAACCGGATGGACTTTTTTATGCAAGTAAGGAAGAATTTGAAGCAAAAGGTGCTAAAGTATTTATGGAATCTGAAGTTTATGATATAGACTTTGATGCAAAAAAAGTTTTCGTAAGATTTAAGGATGGTAAAGAAATAACCGATAATTATGATAAATTAATATTAGGTACTGGATCATTGCCAATTACTCCAAATATACCGGGAAAAGATTTAGAAAATGTTCAACAAGTAAAAATATATCAAAATGCTGTTGAAGTTGTTGAAAAATTACATAATCCGGATATTAAAGATATTACTGTAGTAGGTGCAGGATATATAGGAGTTGAACTTGTTGAAGCTTTTGAAAGACATGGTAAAAATGTTACTTTGATTGATATTACTGAGACTGTTTTACCTGCATATTATGATCAACCATTCACAGATTTGATGAGAAAAAATTTGAAAGATCATAATATTAACTTAGAACTTGGTCAAATGGTTAAAGAAATAAAGGGAATTAATGGAAAGGTTAGCTCTGTTGTTACAGATAAAAAAGAAATTAAATCTGATATGGTAATTATGTGTATTGGATTTAGACCAAATACATCACTTGGAGAAGGTAGGTTAGAATTATTTAAAAATGGAGCATATTTGGTAAATAAAAAACAGGAAACAAACATAAAAGATGTATATGCAATTGGTGACTGTGCAACTATTTATGATAACTCAATTGATAATATTAACTATATTGCATTGGCATCAAATGCTGCAAGAAGTGGTATTGTTGCTGGACATAATGCATCTGGTGGTAATGTGGAATCGAATGGTGTTCAAGGTTCAAATGGTATTAGCATTTATGGATTAAATATGGTATCTACAGGTATTACTGTTGGAAAAGCTGAAAAATTAGGTATTGATGTATTATATACTGACTATGATGATACTCAAAAACCAGGATTTATTGAAACAAAAAATCCAAATGTAAAGGTAAGAATTGTATATGATAAAAATACAAGGGTAGTACTTGGGGCACAGATGGCTTCAGAATATGATATGTCGATGGGGATTCATATGTTTTCATTGGCTATTCAAGAGGGAGTTACAATTGATAGATTAAAATTATTAGATTTATTCTTCTTGCCTCATTTTAACCAACCATATAACTATATTGCATTAGCAGCAATAAATGCAAAATAACATATTAAGTTATATTTAGGGATGTTATAAATTTAGTAAAAAATTGTCATTGTTAATGGCAATTTTTTATATTTTAAATGAAATAAAATTTCCTATGTTATATAATTAAATGTATATAAGTGGAAATTTTATCATTTAAAATATATTTGATTTATGATAAAATTTTAGGGTTAGGAGTTAAGATGAAATTAACAAAAGGAGACAAAATTCTAATTCTAATTCTTGTAATTTTCAGTCTTTTATTTGCTTTTTATATAACAAATGTAAATAAAAAAGTTACTGGAAAATATGTTAGTATACAAGTTAATGGTGAAGAGATAAATGCTATTAGGTTTTCAAAGGATATTATTGGAAAAAAGTATACTATCAAAACAAAATACGGAAAAAATGTTATTGAATTTGGAGATGATGAATTGAAAATTATTGAATCATCTTGCCTTGACAAATTATGTATAAAGCAAGGAAAAATAAGTCAAGTTGGTCAATTGTTAGTTTGTTTGCCAAATAGATTGGTTATTGAAATAAGAACAGATAGCCAAGATAAAAATAATTTAGATAGCATGGTATTTTAGTATGAATAAAGACATTAGAGATATGGTGTTTACAGGGATTTTAATTGCGATGGCATTAGCTGTGTCACTTGTTGAGAGGATGATACCAATTCCATTTGTAATGCCGGGAGCTAAACTTGGATTATCAAATATTATAATATTGGTAACTTTAATGGTTTATGGATTTGAGAGAGGATTGATCGTTGCATCATTGAAATCAGTTTTATTGATGATAATAATCGGTTTTGGACCAAGTTTTATATATAGTTTTTCAGGAGCTATTTTTAGCACTGTTATGATGTGGATTGCCTATAGATATTTTAATCAAAAGATTATGATATTTAGTATTATAGGGGTGAGTATAATTGGAGCTGTTTCACATAATTTTGCACAGATTACTGCTGCTGCATATATTTTGAAGTCACTTATGATTTATACTTATTTTCCTTTTTTAACAATTATAGGCATTATAACTGGATATTTTGTAGGATTAGGTTCATATAATGTGGCTTCTCATTTGAAAAAAATAGAAAATTTTTAAGGAGCAAATATGAACAATTATACTATAAAAGAACTTTCATTAAATGATAGACCAATGGAAAAGTTAATGAATTGTGGTGTTGAAAGCTTAAGTGATATTGAGCTTTTGGCGATTCTGATTGGAAGTGGTACCAAAACAAAAAATGCAATTGCTTTGGCAGATGAAATATTGAAAATAAAAATAAAAGATAATAGTTTGTTGTATACAACTATCGAGCAATTAATGCAGATTGAAGGTATTGGGCTTACAAAATCATGTAGGATAATTTCAGGATTAGAACTCGGAAAAAGATTATCCAAGATAGATAGATTTGAAAAAATATCACTAGATTCACCACAATCTGTAGCTAATTATTTGTATATTCACTATAGTCAATCAATTAGGGAAGAATTTTGTATTTTGCTTTTAGATACAAAAAATAAAGTGATTTCAATAGAAACTATTTCAATTGGTACAATAAATCAGTCACTTGTTCATCCAAGAGAAGTATTTAGAATTGCAATAATGAAAAATTCTAATAGTATAATATTGACTCACAACCATCCAAGTGGTGATCCTACACCAAGTAGAGAAGATATATTAATCACAGAAAGATTGATTAAAGCAGGAGAATATCTAGGAATAAAAATCTTAGATCATTTAGTAATAGGAAAAAATAAATTTATAAGTTTGAGAGAAAAAAAATTAGTTAAAGGATTTTAATATGAGTTTATTAAATATATTTGGGGCAAATCTTGCTATTGATTTGGGAACAGCAAATACACTAGTTTATAAAGAAAAAGAAGGTATCATAATAAATGAAGCCTCAGCAGTTGCATTTGATACAAGAACTGCTGAGGTAGTTGCAATAGGTAATGCTGCATATGATATGTATGGAAAATCACCAGAAAATGTTATGATTTTGAGACCATTAGAAAATGGAAAGATTTCTAATTTTGAAGTTACAAAAATATTATTTAAGTATTGCATTGATAAAGCTATAGAGGGTTTTACATTATTTCAACCTAAGGTTGTTATAACTGCACCAAGTGGCATTTCTGATATAGAATTGAGAGCATTAGAGGATGCATGTACATATTCTGGAGCTAGAGATGTGTACATTGTTGAATCTACACTTGCAAGTGCTATAGGAAGCGATATTGATATTTCAAAAAAAGAGGGTAGATTAATAGTTGATTTTGGTGCCGGAAGTACGGAAATATCTATTATCAGTATGAATGGTATTGTTATATCTAAAAATATAAAATATGGTGGAGATTATGTTGATCAGGAAATAATTGACTATATTTATGATAAGCATTCATTGATTATTGGAAAAACTACTGCGAAAGAAGCTAAAGAGAGTATAGGTGCTATCGGAGATATCACAACTTTTAGTGAAAAAGAAATTAGTGGAAGAGATGTTATGACAGGGATGCCTTTAAGCATAATAATTAATTCATCTGATATTATAGAAGCAATCAATGATACATATAAATCTATTCTTGATGGTATTAGGTATGTTTTAGAAAAAAATCCACCAGAACTGTCTAAAGATATATTAAAAAATGGAATATTTATTACTGGTGGTGGAAGTAGACTAAAAAACCTTGATATATATCTTGAAAAAGAATTAGGGTTAAAATTAGTAAAGTCAAAAAATCCATTTTCAGATGCTATCAACGGGGCAGGAACAATAGTAACTAATTTAGAAGAATATAAGAAAATTGGGAAATAAATATGTTATATTATAATGAAAAAAAGCAAAATAAAAAGCATGTTATAAGAATACTAATTTTATTAATTATGATATTCTTATCTATTATAAATCCAAAAACGAATAATTATTTAACTGGTATTTTTGGTTTGATTACAAAACCATTTACAGTTTTGACGTCTGTTGTTACAAATGGAATAAATGATGTAATAGATTTCACGTTTGGAAGTAAACCTAATAGAGATATGGTAAATAAATTAAAGGCTGAAAATGAAGAATTAAAAAAACAAGTAAACGATTTGACATTTGTAGTTGATAATAAGGAATACTTAAAACAAAATTATGATTTTATGAGAAATGCTAATTTAATGAATGCTAAAGTTATTATGCAGGATAATGATATATTTTTTAGTAATTTTAAGATAAATAAGGGATCATTAAATGGAATAAAAGTAGGGGATATAATAGTAAATGCATATAATGATAGTAATTCTAAAGGGGCGTTGACAGGTGTTGTTACATCAGTTGGATTGAATTCATCAGATGTATCATCAATATTAAATTCTAAATATAATATAACATTTGTTGATTCTAAATCAGATATTACTGGTGTTATAGATGAAAGATATGATGGATATTTATATGGATATCTTTTAGAGAAAAAAGATATTAAAGTTGGCGAAAAAATTTATACATCTGGTACAGGTGGAAGATATCCAAGAGGTGTATATATCGGTGATGTAGTAGAAGTTAAAGAAAGTGTTGATAGATTAAAAAAAATTGTTAAAATTAAAAGTCCAATCAATTTTTCAAAAATGTATAATGTATATGTTTTACCAATTAAGGAGTAATAATGAAAGGGTTAAAAATTATAATTTTATTTATATTAAATTTATTAATAGATTTAACAATATTATCAAAATATAATTTATATGGTGTTGTTCCAAGTATTACTATACCTTTGATTATTGTTCTTTCAATTTATTCAAAAAAAGAAAAAATTGTATATTATGGCTTATTTCAAGGTCTTTTACAAGATATAGCATTTGGTAATACATTAGGACTTAAGGCTCTATTATTTTATTTAATTTCATATTATGTATATACACTTAATATAAATGAACATAAAAATTTAGCTAAAAATTATTTATATCTAGTAATTGCGATAGTATTAAAAAAATTATATGTAATCATTATGAATTTAGTTATTTATAGAAATTCAAATATAATATTTAAGGAACTATTTAATTTTTCAATATTTGTTGAAATATTATTAAGTTTAGTCATTTTTATACTTATAAATTTTATAATGTATAGAATAGAAAAAAATAAACTAAGAAGTATTGTATAGGAGGTAATATGAAGAAAAATAGATTAAGAATTGTTTTCATAGTTTTCTTAATAGCTTTCTTAGTTTTAATTTCAAGGCTTTTTGAATTAACTATTATAAATGGATCAAAATATAAAAAATTTTCAGATAACAATAGAATAAAGCAAATTAATCTAGACTCTACTAGAGGAATTATATATGATAGAAATGGTATAGCTCTTGCAGATAATAAAGCAATATATTCATTGATAGCATATAAAGATAGATTTAGTGCATTATCTGATAAACAAAAAAAATCCATATTATTAGAGGTAACTAAATATCTTGAAAATGAAGGAATTAGTTTTGCAAATAATGATAAATTTGGTATTTATGAATTTATATATAAAAAAAGGGAAGATTATTTTAAAGAAAAAGTTTTACCTGATGAAAAAGTTATTAAAGCAATTCAAGATAAAAAAATATTAGAGAAAATATTTTTATCAAGTTATAAATATGATTCAGATAAAATTATTTTTTATCCTATAAAGAGAATGATAGACTATATTAAATTAAGAGGGACACAAATGCCTCTTAATCTAAAATTTGATAATGATAAAATTGTAGTCGAATTTGATAAAAATGATCAATATGAAAGATTAATAAAAACTAAAGAAGTAACAAATGATACCAAACCATTAGACTATTTTATCGCAAAAGTTATAAACGATGACAGTTTTTTAGATTATTTAATATCACATCCATTATCTAGAAAAATTGTATATGATGTATTAAAAGAAAATAAAAAAGAATCTAATATAATTCTTTCAGATGTAGTATTTAATTTAGATAAAAATTTTATAGAAGAAAAAGCTAGATTAAGTAAGGTAACGCCAAAAATTACTTTTAATTCAGATGCTAAATCTGATTTTTTAAATTTAGTAAAAGACATTTCTATAAAAAAATTATTAGAAACAGCGTATAAGGATAAGGAACAATTTATCATACCTGCAAGTAAATTGATAATATTACTTGAAAAAAATGGAGTAAAGACAAATATAAAGTTTAATATTAATGAGGAAAATAAAACTGTAGAATTATATTATGGAGAGGATACTCAAAATGTAGACACAAGGTTAAAACCTGTAGATGCATTAATTAAGTATGCTAAAGATGCTAATTTATTGGATGATTTTATTGTATCGGAAGATATAATCTACTATGCCCAATCATCTATATTTGAATCCGGAATATATCCAAAAATATATTTGAAAGATTGGCAATATTCATATATAAAAGATAAAGAAGATTTAGTTGATGGTGAAAAAAAGGATATATCAGCTAAAGAATTTTTTGAAAAATATGCAAAAGACCATAGTTTAGATTTTAAGGATAATTATTTACAATTTTCAACATTATCTATTTTAGAAAAAATAAATTCTAGAGGATATTTAGCATATTCTCCTATAGAAATAGCAAAAAACCTTAATAAAAATTCTATTGTAAAAATTGAAGAAAGAATCCCTAAAGATTCCGGATTTGAGATAATTTTGGAATCTAACAGAAATTATCCATTTAGAAATTTGGCATCTCATATGCTGGGATATATAGGCAAAATTTCTAGTGAAAAAGAAATAGACAAATATGTTGAATATAAAAAGTATGACCTAAATGACGTAATCGGAAAATATGGATTAGAAGAAAGTTTTGAAGATACATTGAGGGGAGCAAAAGGAAAAAAACTAGTTTATACAGATGTTTACGGAAAGACAACTGATGTAATTGAAGAAACAAAATCAGTTCCCGGAAATAATTTATATACTTCAATAGATATTAATTTACAAAGACAAACTGAAAAAATTATTGATGATTTGT
Protein-coding regions in this window:
- a CDS encoding penicillin-binding transpeptidase domain-containing protein, with the protein product MKKNRLRIVFIVFLIAFLVLISRLFELTIINGSKYKKFSDNNRIKQINLDSTRGIIYDRNGIALADNKAIYSLIAYKDRFSALSDKQKKSILLEVTKYLENEGISFANNDKFGIYEFIYKKREDYFKEKVLPDEKVIKAIQDKKILEKIFLSSYKYDSDKIIFYPIKRMIDYIKLRGTQMPLNLKFDNDKIVVEFDKNDQYERLIKTKEVTNDTKPLDYFIAKVINDDSFLDYLISHPLSRKIVYDVLKENKKESNIILSDVVFNLDKNFIEEKARLSKVTPKITFNSDAKSDFLNLVKDISIKKLLETAYKDKEQFIIPASKLIILLEKNGVKTNIKFNINEENKTVELYYGEDTQNVDTRLKPVDALIKYAKDANLLDDFIVSEDIIYYAQSSIFESGIYPKIYLKDWQYSYIKDKEDLVDGEKKDISAKEFFEKYAKDHSLDFKDNYLQFSTLSILEKINSRGYLAYSPIEIAKNLNKNSIVKIEERIPKDSGFEIILESNRNYPFRNLASHMLGYIGKISSEKEIDKYVEYKKYDLNDVIGKYGLEESFEDTLRGAKGKKLVYTDVYGKTTDVIEETKSVPGNNLYTSIDINLQRQTEKIIDDLLNSISTGKNYDSYFGPYSMAVSPKAKIASAVVIDTKTGQILSMVSKPDYDPNLFVNGISNYAWDKLNNLDPNDIYAPRPILNNVLQSAFIPGSTFKTVVSLAALEKGLDPNDPIYTSGYIEIGDNRFYELLFSQTGKTWGNLNLYDALKVSSNFYFYVLGLGYNPEKQNDVNVQVTLNDINNITKKLGLQNPTGIEINYPSESGGTSPSIEGKRNIVRIQLRYYLENNLQKYSKNNVKINDVKLKHDINTIVSWVDKGADNSRDDIIKNLESMGYEAEKIIEGQNDNLADRIKYTYLNLAVWTTSDSLNMVIGQGQNSYTPIQMAQLASIIANDGKLVHPTLINKIKNYNNSKLIYSQTPKSKDTGININSFKAVKEGMRRASTEVSYRQNFPFEIGSKTGTAQLGSIDPKTGKSYEDLVSEISFGPLNTPEIAVYVSVVEGGKSSNVRGAVNDIYYAYYKYVKKDPAFTNTRPGELEEIKK
- the mreC gene encoding rod shape-determining protein MreC, producing the protein MLYYNEKKQNKKHVIRILILLIMIFLSIINPKTNNYLTGIFGLITKPFTVLTSVVTNGINDVIDFTFGSKPNRDMVNKLKAENEELKKQVNDLTFVVDNKEYLKQNYDFMRNANLMNAKVIMQDNDIFFSNFKINKGSLNGIKVGDIIVNAYNDSNSKGALTGVVTSVGLNSSDVSSILNSKYNITFVDSKSDITGVIDERYDGYLYGYLLEKKDIKVGEKIYTSGTGGRYPRGVYIGDVVEVKESVDRLKKIVKIKSPINFSKMYNVYVLPIKE
- a CDS encoding Gx transporter family protein, coding for MNKDIRDMVFTGILIAMALAVSLVERMIPIPFVMPGAKLGLSNIIILVTLMVYGFERGLIVASLKSVLLMIIIGFGPSFIYSFSGAIFSTVMMWIAYRYFNQKIMIFSIIGVSIIGAVSHNFAQITAAAYILKSLMIYTYFPFLTIIGIITGYFVGLGSYNVASHLKKIENF
- the mreB gene encoding rod shape-determining protein, with product MSLLNIFGANLAIDLGTANTLVYKEKEGIIINEASAVAFDTRTAEVVAIGNAAYDMYGKSPENVMILRPLENGKISNFEVTKILFKYCIDKAIEGFTLFQPKVVITAPSGISDIELRALEDACTYSGARDVYIVESTLASAIGSDIDISKKEGRLIVDFGAGSTEISIISMNGIVISKNIKYGGDYVDQEIIDYIYDKHSLIIGKTTAKEAKESIGAIGDITTFSEKEISGRDVMTGMPLSIIINSSDIIEAINDTYKSILDGIRYVLEKNPPELSKDILKNGIFITGGGSRLKNLDIYLEKELGLKLVKSKNPFSDAINGAGTIVTNLEEYKKIGK
- the radC gene encoding RadC family protein, with product MNNYTIKELSLNDRPMEKLMNCGVESLSDIELLAILIGSGTKTKNAIALADEILKIKIKDNSLLYTTIEQLMQIEGIGLTKSCRIISGLELGKRLSKIDRFEKISLDSPQSVANYLYIHYSQSIREEFCILLLDTKNKVISIETISIGTINQSLVHPREVFRIAIMKNSNSIILTHNHPSGDPTPSREDILITERLIKAGEYLGIKILDHLVIGKNKFISLREKKLVKGF
- the mreD gene encoding rod shape-determining protein MreD, whose protein sequence is MKGLKIIILFILNLLIDLTILSKYNLYGVVPSITIPLIIVLSIYSKKEKIVYYGLFQGLLQDIAFGNTLGLKALLFYLISYYVYTLNINEHKNLAKNYLYLVIAIVLKKLYVIIMNLVIYRNSNIIFKELFNFSIFVEILLSLVIFILINFIMYRIEKNKLRSIV
- the nox gene encoding H2O-forming NADH oxidase — translated: MSKIIVVGANHAGTAAIRTILNNYPDHELTVYDSNNNISFLGCGMALWIGNQISKPDGLFYASKEEFEAKGAKVFMESEVYDIDFDAKKVFVRFKDGKEITDNYDKLILGTGSLPITPNIPGKDLENVQQVKIYQNAVEVVEKLHNPDIKDITVVGAGYIGVELVEAFERHGKNVTLIDITETVLPAYYDQPFTDLMRKNLKDHNINLELGQMVKEIKGINGKVSSVVTDKKEIKSDMVIMCIGFRPNTSLGEGRLELFKNGAYLVNKKQETNIKDVYAIGDCATIYDNSIDNINYIALASNAARSGIVAGHNASGGNVESNGVQGSNGISIYGLNMVSTGITVGKAEKLGIDVLYTDYDDTQKPGFIETKNPNVKVRIVYDKNTRVVLGAQMASEYDMSMGIHMFSLAIQEGVTIDRLKLLDLFFLPHFNQPYNYIALAAINAK
- a CDS encoding NusG domain II-containing protein, giving the protein MKLTKGDKILILILVIFSLLFAFYITNVNKKVTGKYVSIQVNGEEINAIRFSKDIIGKKYTIKTKYGKNVIEFGDDELKIIESSCLDKLCIKQGKISQVGQLLVCLPNRLVIEIRTDSQDKNNLDSMVF